In the genome of [Mycoplasma] phocae, one region contains:
- the rpoB gene encoding DNA-directed RNA polymerase subunit beta yields MANMSKYELRKFGPITERRDYSISQKKFDTPDFLMMQRESVEKFIKEGIEEELRNIYPIEARGKVTIQYVHNTAHFEIPKKSEYECIKEAKQKGSSYQGKLKAKLRQINTETGEVEDSEVVFAEIPIMTHGGSFIINGSEKVIVSQLIRSTGVYFGVNVRNKQANDLFNKVEIIPQLGSWVEIYHKVTSSNPDTIKIHIDKNKSFLLTTFLKALGFTENGIRKMFGSVPELEETIKRDKVTGLDTESMIAEAQETIYRLIRKGDRMTAESARNLIPSTLFNEKRYNLSETGRFTLNRKLNVMERIVNSYLAENIYSNEGELLYEKGLFITWEIARKIHNEFSLGIIPMWKLPDISERVYESQLDLPGNSNLYNRLYVTSILIYPTEKDMNEDNKIQVLGNDPTATERFLLIPDLIATISYYFNLLSKVGIDDDPDSLVNKRIVTIGELLQNQFRVGLIKLEKNTKERISTKDIEKITPKNVTNNKPIFNQFKSFFNTSKLSQFMDQCNPLAEISNKRRITSLGPRGLNRDTAQFEVRDVHPTHFGRICPIETPEGPNIGLILNLASFAKIDKYGFIQSPYFPVKDRVVDFSEPKYLTAIEEAGYTFAQSTVKIKNNYIIDDKVIVRRDNEYVEVDAEEVDFVGVSNRQMTSIAASAIPFLENDDANRALMGSNMQRQAVPVLFPESPLVATGVEADVAKFSSTNISAKRGGIVKYVDASVIKILPTGLSKLDSYHLRTFERSNQGTLIHQIPLVKVGDEIKEGDLLVDGPSMKDGELALGKNVLVGFTTWHGYNYEDAVVLSERLVKDDVYTSIHIEEQTIQFRHSKAGEDQLTNEIPNVSNFSKRFLDENGIVKVGSEVSAGDILVGRTSPKGEENPTPEEKLMAAIFGQKTASRKDTSLKVKHGHNGTVVAIDILSRETGDQLEDGIEKIVKVSIAQKRKIKVGDKMAGRHGNKGVVSIILPVEEMPYLEDGTPLDIVLNPQGVPSRMNIGQILELHLGSAAKKLNTKFVTPIFDGITHNQIREILHEADMDITGKTVVYDGKTGEPFDNPISVGIMYYLKLYHMVDDKMHARSVGPYSLITQQPLGGKSQNGGQRFGEMETWAIESYGAANVLQELLTYKSDNIIGRNQLYNALARNTKLPKPGMPESFNVLAYELRGLGIKLEAHEKESDNDIDDGIERIDTKYHQEFEGGTE; encoded by the coding sequence ATGGCAAATATGTCAAAATATGAACTTAGAAAATTTGGTCCGATTACTGAACGAAGAGATTATTCGATTAGTCAAAAAAAATTCGACACACCAGATTTCTTAATGATGCAAAGGGAATCAGTTGAAAAGTTTATTAAGGAAGGAATCGAAGAAGAGTTAAGAAATATATATCCAATTGAAGCTCGTGGTAAAGTAACAATTCAATATGTTCATAACACTGCACATTTTGAAATTCCAAAAAAATCAGAATATGAATGTATTAAAGAAGCAAAACAAAAAGGATCTTCATATCAAGGAAAGTTAAAGGCCAAGTTAAGACAAATTAATACTGAGACTGGAGAAGTTGAAGATAGTGAAGTTGTTTTCGCTGAAATTCCCATCATGACACATGGTGGATCTTTTATCATTAATGGTTCTGAAAAAGTTATTGTTTCCCAATTAATTAGGTCAACAGGTGTTTATTTTGGAGTTAATGTAAGAAATAAACAAGCTAATGACTTATTTAATAAAGTTGAAATTATTCCTCAACTTGGATCTTGGGTTGAAATTTATCATAAAGTTACCTCATCTAATCCTGACACAATTAAAATTCACATCGATAAAAATAAATCGTTTTTATTAACAACATTTTTAAAGGCACTTGGTTTTACTGAAAATGGAATTAGAAAAATGTTTGGATCAGTTCCAGAATTAGAAGAAACGATAAAACGTGACAAAGTTACTGGTCTTGATACTGAATCAATGATTGCTGAAGCACAAGAAACAATTTATCGATTAATTAGAAAAGGTGATCGGATGACAGCGGAATCTGCTCGTAATTTGATTCCTTCAACATTATTTAACGAAAAAAGATATAACCTTTCTGAAACTGGTCGTTTCACATTAAATCGTAAGCTAAATGTTATGGAAAGAATTGTTAATTCATATCTAGCTGAAAACATTTATTCAAATGAAGGTGAACTTCTATATGAAAAAGGGCTATTTATAACATGAGAAATTGCTAGAAAAATTCATAATGAGTTTAGTTTAGGAATTATTCCAATGTGAAAACTACCGGATATTTCTGAACGTGTTTATGAAAGTCAACTTGATTTACCAGGCAATTCAAATTTATATAATCGTTTATATGTAACTTCAATTTTAATTTATCCAACTGAAAAAGATATGAATGAAGATAATAAAATTCAGGTTCTTGGAAATGATCCAACTGCTACTGAAAGATTTTTATTAATTCCAGATTTAATTGCAACAATATCATATTACTTTAATTTACTTTCAAAAGTAGGAATCGATGATGATCCTGACTCACTTGTTAATAAAAGAATTGTTACAATTGGGGAATTATTACAAAATCAATTCCGTGTTGGGCTTATAAAATTAGAAAAAAACACAAAAGAAAGAATTTCAACAAAAGATATTGAAAAAATTACTCCTAAAAATGTAACAAATAATAAACCTATTTTTAATCAATTTAAATCATTTTTCAATACTTCTAAACTTTCTCAATTTATGGACCAATGTAACCCTTTGGCTGAAATTTCTAATAAGAGAAGAATTACTTCACTTGGACCAAGAGGGCTAAACCGTGATACTGCACAATTTGAAGTTCGGGATGTTCACCCAACCCACTTTGGTCGAATTTGTCCAATCGAAACTCCTGAAGGACCTAACATTGGACTAATTTTGAACTTAGCATCATTTGCTAAAATTGATAAATATGGTTTTATTCAATCACCATATTTCCCTGTTAAGGATCGTGTTGTTGATTTTTCAGAACCTAAATATTTAACAGCAATTGAAGAAGCTGGTTATACCTTTGCTCAATCAACTGTTAAAATTAAAAATAATTATATTATTGATGACAAAGTTATTGTTAGACGAGATAATGAATATGTTGAAGTTGATGCTGAAGAAGTAGACTTTGTTGGGGTATCTAATCGTCAAATGACTTCAATAGCAGCCTCAGCAATTCCATTTTTAGAAAATGATGATGCTAACCGTGCACTTATGGGATCAAACATGCAACGTCAAGCTGTTCCGGTACTATTCCCTGAAAGTCCTTTGGTTGCGACAGGAGTTGAAGCGGATGTAGCTAAATTCTCTTCAACAAATATTTCAGCTAAACGTGGCGGAATTGTGAAATATGTTGATGCCAGTGTAATTAAAATTTTACCAACTGGTCTTAGCAAACTAGATTCTTACCATTTGAGAACATTTGAGAGAAGTAATCAAGGAACATTGATTCACCAAATCCCATTAGTAAAAGTTGGGGATGAAATTAAAGAAGGAGATCTTTTAGTAGATGGTCCTTCAATGAAAGATGGTGAATTAGCATTAGGAAAAAATGTTTTAGTTGGATTTACCACTTGACATGGTTATAACTATGAAGATGCTGTTGTTTTATCAGAACGTTTAGTAAAAGATGATGTTTATACTTCTATTCATATTGAAGAACAAACCATTCAATTTAGACATTCAAAAGCAGGTGAAGATCAGCTTACCAATGAAATTCCGAATGTATCGAACTTTTCAAAGCGTTTCCTTGATGAGAATGGTATTGTTAAGGTTGGATCAGAAGTTAGTGCCGGAGATATTTTAGTCGGTAGAACCTCACCAAAAGGTGAAGAAAATCCAACACCAGAAGAAAAACTAATGGCCGCAATTTTTGGGCAAAAAACTGCTTCTAGAAAAGATACATCTTTAAAAGTAAAACACGGTCATAACGGAACTGTTGTTGCTATTGATATTTTAAGCCGCGAAACAGGTGATCAACTTGAAGATGGAATTGAAAAAATAGTTAAAGTTTCAATTGCTCAAAAACGTAAAATTAAAGTTGGGGATAAAATGGCTGGTCGTCATGGTAATAAAGGGGTTGTTTCAATTATTTTACCAGTTGAAGAAATGCCATATTTAGAAGATGGTACACCACTTGATATTGTTCTAAACCCACAAGGCGTTCCTTCTCGGATGAACATTGGACAAATTCTAGAGCTTCACTTAGGCTCTGCAGCAAAAAAACTGAATACTAAATTTGTTACTCCAATTTTTGATGGAATAACACATAATCAAATTCGTGAAATTTTACATGAAGCTGATATGGATATAACCGGAAAAACTGTTGTTTATGATGGTAAAACTGGTGAACCATTTGATAATCCAATTTCTGTGGGAATTATGTATTATTTAAAACTATATCACATGGTAGATGACAAAATGCATGCTCGTTCAGTTGGACCATATTCACTAATTACTCAACAACCACTTGGTGGAAAAAGTCAAAATGGTGGACAAAGATTTGGGGAAATGGAAACCTGAGCAATTGAATCATATGGTGCTGCAAATGTTTTACAAGAATTGCTAACTTATAAGTCAGATAATATCATCGGAAGAAATCAATTATATAATGCCTTAGCTAGAAATACTAAACTTCCAAAACCAGGTATGCCAGAATCATTTAACGTTTTAGCATATGAACTACGTGGTTTAGGAATTAAACTAGAAGCCCATGAAAAAGAATCTGATAATGATATTGATGATGGCATTGAAAGAATTGATACTAAATATCACCAAGAATTTGAAGGAGGAACAGAATAA
- the rplL gene encoding 50S ribosomal protein L7/L12: MAKLTKEEFVQSLKEMNIKEVMELVEGLKEEFGIDPTAIVAAAAPSAAAEAVEEKTMFNITLKSDGGNKLAVIKAVKDLLGLGLMDAKKLVESAPAVLKENVKKEEAEAIKAKLAEVKAEVTLD, encoded by the coding sequence ATGGCAAAATTAACAAAAGAAGAATTTGTTCAATCATTAAAAGAAATGAACATTAAAGAAGTTATGGAATTAGTAGAAGGATTAAAAGAAGAATTTGGAATTGATCCTACTGCTATCGTAGCAGCTGCTGCTCCTTCTGCTGCAGCTGAAGCTGTTGAAGAAAAAACAATGTTCAACATTACTTTAAAATCAGACGGTGGAAATAAATTAGCTGTTATTAAAGCAGTTAAAGATTTATTAGGTTTAGGACTTATGGATGCTAAAAAATTAGTTGAATCAGCACCAGCAGTTTTAAAAGAAAATGTTAAGAAAGAAGAAGCTGAAGCTATTAAAGCTAAATTAGCAGAAGTTAAAGCTGAAGTTACTTTAGACTAG